In Patagioenas fasciata isolate bPatFas1 chromosome 18, bPatFas1.hap1, whole genome shotgun sequence, a genomic segment contains:
- the LOC136109621 gene encoding nucleoside diphosphate kinase-like produces MASIAERTFIAIKPDGVQRGLVGEIIKRFEQKGFKLVAMKLIHASEDLLREHYIDLKDRPFYDGLVQYMHSGPVVAMVWEGLNVIKTGRVMLGETNPFDSKPGTIRGDLCVQVGRNIIHGSDSVESAETEINLWFTPEELVDYRSCAHEWIYE; encoded by the exons ATGGCTTCTATTGCCGAGCGCACGTTCATCGCTATCAAGCCTGACGGAGTCCAGCGGGGACTGGTGGGAGAAATCATCAAGCGGTTTGAACAGAAAGGTTTCAAACTGGTGGCCATGAAATTAATACAC GCCTCTGAAGACCTTCTGAGAGAACACTACATTGACCTGAAGGACCGGCCGTTCTACGATGGTCTGGTGCAGTATATGCACTCTGGACCTGTGGTAGCTATG gtgtggGAAGGTCTTAACGTGATTAAGACTGGAAGAGTGATGCTGGGGGAAACTAATCCATTCGATTCAAAGCCTGGCACTATTCGTGGTGACCTCTGCGTTCAAGTTGGAAG GAACATCATTCACGGAAGTGATTCTGTAGAAAGTGCTGAGACAGAGATCAACTTGTGGTTCACTCCTGAAGAGCTGGTTGATTACAGAAGCTGTGCTCATGAATGGATCTATGAGTAA